In Streptomyces canus, one DNA window encodes the following:
- a CDS encoding solute symporter family protein produces the protein MSPAITLAAGEASEHRGLIISLFAVFVLATLVITIWAGRQTKDASDFYAGGRQFTGFQNGLAVSGDYMSAASFLGIAGAIALFGYDGFLYSIGFLVAWLVALLLVAEPLRNSGRYTMGDVLAYRMRQRPVRTAAGTSTIVVSIFYLLAQMAGAGVLVSLLLGITSDGGKIGIVALVGVLMIVYVTIGGMKGTTWVQMVKAVLLIAGALLLTFLVLLKFDFNVSDLLGSAADNSGKGAAFLEPGLKYGATGTTKLDFISLGIALVLGTAGLPHILIRFYTVPTAKAARKSVIWAIGLIGAFYLMTLALGFGAAALIKPDEIIASNKAGNTAAPLLALHLGGVDSNWGAILLATISAVAFATILAVVAGLTLASSSSFAHDIYANVIKRGQATEKQEMSAARWATVGIGAVSILLGALARDLNVAGLVALAFAVAASANLPTIIYSLFWKRFTTSGALWSIYGGLVTAVGLVLFSPVVSGKPTSMFPDVDFHWFPLENPGLISIPVGFLLGIIGTYLSKEEPDKGKYAELEVRSLTGTGAH, from the coding sequence ATGAGCCCCGCGATCACCCTGGCGGCCGGCGAGGCCAGCGAGCACCGAGGGCTGATCATCAGCCTGTTCGCGGTCTTCGTCCTCGCGACCCTCGTCATCACGATCTGGGCCGGACGCCAGACCAAGGACGCCTCCGACTTCTACGCGGGCGGCCGCCAGTTCACCGGCTTCCAGAACGGCCTCGCCGTCTCCGGCGACTACATGTCCGCCGCGTCCTTCCTCGGCATCGCGGGTGCCATCGCCCTCTTCGGCTACGACGGCTTCCTGTACTCCATCGGCTTCCTGGTCGCCTGGCTCGTCGCCCTGCTCCTGGTCGCCGAACCGCTGCGCAACTCCGGCCGCTACACGATGGGCGACGTCCTCGCGTACCGGATGCGCCAGCGCCCGGTCCGCACGGCCGCCGGCACCTCCACCATCGTGGTCTCGATCTTCTACCTGCTGGCCCAGATGGCGGGCGCGGGCGTCCTGGTCTCCCTGCTGCTCGGCATCACCAGCGACGGCGGCAAGATCGGCATCGTCGCCCTGGTCGGCGTCCTGATGATCGTGTACGTCACCATCGGCGGCATGAAGGGCACCACCTGGGTCCAGATGGTCAAGGCCGTGCTCCTGATCGCGGGCGCCCTGCTGCTGACCTTCCTGGTGCTGCTGAAGTTCGACTTCAACGTCTCCGACCTCCTCGGCTCCGCCGCCGACAACAGCGGCAAGGGCGCGGCCTTCCTGGAGCCGGGTCTGAAGTACGGCGCCACGGGCACCACCAAGCTGGACTTCATCTCGCTCGGCATCGCCCTGGTCCTCGGCACCGCCGGTCTGCCGCACATCCTGATCCGCTTCTACACGGTGCCCACCGCCAAGGCGGCCCGTAAGTCGGTCATCTGGGCCATCGGCCTCATCGGCGCCTTCTACCTGATGACCCTCGCCCTCGGCTTCGGCGCCGCGGCCCTGATCAAGCCGGACGAGATCATCGCCTCCAACAAGGCGGGCAACACGGCGGCGCCACTGCTGGCCCTGCATCTGGGCGGCGTCGACTCCAACTGGGGCGCGATCCTGCTGGCCACCATCTCGGCGGTCGCCTTCGCCACGATCCTCGCGGTCGTCGCCGGCCTCACCCTGGCCTCGTCGTCGTCCTTCGCGCACGACATCTACGCGAACGTCATCAAGCGCGGTCAGGCCACCGAGAAGCAGGAGATGAGTGCGGCCCGCTGGGCCACCGTCGGCATCGGCGCGGTCTCCATCCTGCTGGGCGCCCTCGCCCGCGACCTCAACGTCGCGGGCCTCGTCGCGCTCGCCTTCGCGGTCGCCGCCTCGGCAAACCTGCCGACGATCATCTACAGCCTCTTCTGGAAGCGGTTCACCACCTCCGGCGCCCTGTGGTCGATCTACGGCGGCCTCGTCACGGCGGTCGGCCTGGTGCTGTTCTCGCCGGTCGTCTCCGGCAAGCCCACCTCGATGTTCCCGGACGTCGACTTCCACTGGTTCCCGCTGGAGAACCCGGGTCTCATCTCGATCCCGGTCGGTTTCCTGCTCGGCATCATCGGCACCTACCTCTCCAAGGAGGAGCCGGACAAGGGCAAGTACGCGGAGCTGGAGGTCCGGTCGCTGACCGGTACCGGCGCGCACTGA
- a CDS encoding S8 family peptidase, protein MSQPRSRRSRRSIRSRNRLALAVPVVLSLTASLGFLPSAASAAPATESVAQAADATNLSYVVNTKVDHRTIASVKKAISAAGGTVVIAYEKIGVIVVHSSAPDFAQKIRTARGVQSAGATRTSPLTPAGTTDEGAVQVLSDAQAAQVAKTSATTPDSEPLEADQWDLRAIGADKAAKINPGSRKVTVAVIDTGVDDTHPDIAPNFSAAQSANCDGGVPDTTAGAWRPYTADDYHGTHVAGEIAAARNGVGVAGVAPGVKVSAINVTDRSNGLFYPESVVCAFVFAADHGVEITNNSYYVDPWLYNCMDDPDQRAIVDSVNRAQLYAQHKGTLSLASAGNSNDDLDSDALADASSPDDSTPVERTVDPHECFDVPTQLPGVVTVSATGVKNLKSYYSSYGKGVIDVAAPGGDRLYQIPDTPSQNGRILSTLPNGAYGFLQGTSMASPHAAGVAALLKSTHPKASPAQLQALLKAQASATSCPASYDQDGDGTQDAVCEGGTRANGFYGFGIVNALRAVK, encoded by the coding sequence ATGTCCCAGCCGCGTTCCAGACGTTCGAGACGTTCCATACGTTCAAGAAACCGTCTCGCGCTCGCCGTGCCCGTCGTGCTGTCCCTCACGGCCTCGCTCGGCTTCCTGCCTTCGGCGGCCTCGGCCGCCCCTGCCACGGAGTCCGTAGCGCAGGCAGCGGACGCGACGAACCTGTCGTACGTCGTCAACACCAAGGTGGACCACCGCACGATCGCGTCGGTGAAGAAGGCGATATCGGCGGCCGGCGGCACCGTCGTGATCGCGTACGAGAAGATCGGCGTGATCGTCGTCCACTCCTCCGCGCCGGACTTCGCCCAGAAGATCCGCACGGCGCGCGGGGTGCAGTCGGCCGGCGCCACCCGCACCTCGCCGCTGACCCCGGCGGGCACGACGGACGAGGGCGCGGTCCAGGTGCTGTCGGACGCGCAGGCCGCGCAGGTCGCGAAGACCTCGGCCACCACGCCGGACAGCGAGCCTCTCGAGGCCGATCAGTGGGACCTGCGCGCGATAGGCGCCGACAAGGCCGCCAAGATCAACCCGGGCAGCCGCAAGGTGACCGTCGCCGTGATCGACACCGGCGTCGACGACACCCACCCCGACATCGCACCGAACTTCTCCGCCGCGCAGTCGGCCAACTGCGACGGTGGTGTCCCGGACACCACCGCGGGCGCCTGGCGGCCGTACACCGCGGACGACTACCACGGCACGCACGTGGCCGGTGAGATCGCCGCGGCCCGCAATGGTGTCGGCGTGGCCGGGGTCGCGCCCGGCGTGAAGGTCTCGGCCATCAACGTGACCGACCGGAGCAACGGCCTCTTCTACCCGGAGAGCGTCGTGTGCGCCTTCGTGTTCGCCGCCGACCACGGCGTCGAGATCACGAACAACAGCTACTACGTTGATCCCTGGCTGTACAACTGCATGGACGACCCCGATCAGCGGGCCATCGTTGATTCGGTCAACAGAGCGCAGTTGTACGCACAGCACAAGGGCACGCTGAGCCTGGCGTCGGCGGGCAACTCCAATGACGACCTGGACTCCGACGCGCTCGCCGACGCCTCGAGCCCCGACGACTCCACTCCGGTGGAGCGCACCGTCGATCCGCACGAGTGCTTCGACGTGCCCACGCAGCTGCCCGGTGTCGTCACGGTCAGCGCGACGGGCGTCAAGAACCTCAAGTCGTACTACTCCTCATACGGCAAGGGCGTCATCGACGTCGCGGCACCCGGTGGCGACCGGCTCTACCAGATCCCGGACACGCCGTCGCAGAACGGCCGCATCCTGTCCACCCTGCCGAACGGCGCGTACGGCTTCCTGCAGGGCACTTCGATGGCCTCGCCGCACGCCGCGGGCGTCGCCGCCCTGCTGAAGTCGACGCATCCCAAGGCGAGCCCGGCCCAACTGCAGGCGCTGCTCAAGGCGCAGGCGTCCGCGACGAGCTGCCCGGCCTCCTACGACCAGGACGGCGACGGCACACAGGACGCGGTGTGCGAGGGCGGCACCCGGGCCAACGGGTTCTACGGCTTCGGCATCGTCAACGCGCTGCGCGCGGTCAAGTGA
- a CDS encoding DUF485 domain-containing protein — MATDAPPPSKETHKLPTTEEFTEVQESAEFGELRRSYRSFAFPLTVGFIAWYLLYVLLSNYAGDFMGTKVVGNINIALVLGLAQFLTTFLIAWWYARTAAARFDPKAEAIKSRMEGGA; from the coding sequence GTGGCCACCGACGCACCGCCACCCTCGAAAGAGACCCATAAACTCCCCACCACCGAGGAGTTCACCGAGGTGCAGGAGAGCGCGGAGTTCGGTGAACTGCGCCGCTCCTACCGCTCCTTCGCCTTTCCGCTGACCGTCGGCTTCATCGCCTGGTACCTGCTGTACGTCCTGCTGTCCAACTACGCGGGCGACTTCATGGGCACCAAGGTCGTCGGCAACATCAACATCGCCCTGGTCCTGGGCCTCGCCCAGTTCCTCACCACGTTCCTCATCGCCTGGTGGTACGCGCGCACCGCTGCCGCCCGCTTCGACCCCAAGGCCGAGGCGATCAAGTCCCGGATGGAGGGCGGCGCATGA
- a CDS encoding CopD family protein, producing MTLIRPTSEATDAGGPTRRPGTGRAVAVLVLAVLAVAIPLFGPSVALHGTGEAAAPGTGGVALLRAVLFAALCVPLGELFVGLLARSVPDAPPHVPRSWAPYAAAAGFLAALGLASVVATGNLVPHSFSEINVGGLYESRDGKLALLEVNAFLVAGLCARSGRPATQLWPLAAVVVAEALRAHPPTQHSPLTGSGLTLVHLTCAALWAGGLLRVLRTLRRWGPAGPGAALLSLYARVAAVLLAAITATGVWSSLRRMPPGTILEQLTDTAYGRTLLAKVLLVAVVAALALWARIRLHRAPASLTACAPARAEVVALGLVVVVSGLLTALPLPIRW from the coding sequence GTGACCTTGATAAGACCCACCTCCGAGGCGACCGACGCGGGCGGCCCCACCCGGCGTCCCGGCACCGGCCGGGCGGTCGCCGTCCTTGTCCTGGCGGTACTGGCCGTGGCGATACCGCTGTTCGGGCCGTCCGTCGCACTGCACGGCACCGGGGAGGCCGCCGCACCCGGGACCGGCGGGGTGGCCCTGTTGCGGGCGGTGCTGTTCGCGGCGCTGTGTGTGCCGCTGGGCGAGCTGTTCGTGGGCCTGCTGGCCCGTTCCGTGCCCGATGCCCCGCCGCACGTGCCGCGCTCCTGGGCCCCTTACGCGGCCGCCGCCGGTTTCCTCGCCGCGCTGGGTCTGGCGTCGGTCGTGGCGACCGGCAATCTGGTGCCGCACAGCTTTTCCGAGATCAATGTCGGCGGTCTGTACGAGTCGCGGGACGGCAAGTTGGCGCTCCTGGAGGTCAACGCGTTCCTGGTGGCCGGCCTGTGCGCCCGTTCGGGCCGCCCGGCCACCCAACTGTGGCCGCTGGCGGCCGTGGTGGTGGCCGAGGCCCTGCGCGCGCATCCCCCGACCCAGCACAGTCCGCTGACCGGCTCCGGACTGACGCTGGTTCATCTGACGTGCGCGGCGCTGTGGGCGGGCGGACTGCTGCGGGTGCTGCGGACGCTGCGCCGCTGGGGTCCCGCGGGGCCGGGCGCGGCGCTGCTCTCGCTCTACGCGCGTGTGGCGGCCGTTCTGCTCGCCGCCATCACCGCGACCGGCGTGTGGAGTTCGCTGCGCCGGATGCCGCCCGGCACGATTCTGGAGCAGCTGACGGACACGGCCTACGGGCGCACGCTGCTCGCCAAGGTGCTCCTCGTGGCCGTCGTCGCCGCTCTCGCCCTGTGGGCGCGGATCCGGCTGCACCGCGCCCCCGCATCGCTGACCGCCTGCGCACCCGCACGCGCGGAGGTCGTCGCCCTGGGACTCGTGGTCGTGGTGTCCGGGCTGCTGACGGCGCTGCCGCTGCCGATCCGCTGGTGA
- a CDS encoding zinc-dependent alcohol dehydrogenase family protein translates to MRATTIHAPYDMRVEDVPEPVVQLPTDAVLRVLRACICGSDLWAYRGEAARQPGQRIGHEFLGIVEETGSEVGTVSRGDLVVAPFMWSDGVCDYCREGLTTSCEHGGFWGSVGYDGGQGEAVRVPFADGTLVPLPKEAASDDRLLSSLLTLSDVLGTGHHAALGAGARPGATVAVVGDGAVGLCAVLAAKRLGAERIIALGRHQVRTDIARRFGATDVVAERGDAALEAVRELTRGQGAHAVVEAVGTEQSMRTAVGITRDGGAIGFVGVPHGSGTGVDLGVMFDRNIALRGGVAPVRAYISELLPDVLDGTVDASPVFDMTVDLEGVPAGYKAMDERTALKVLVTN, encoded by the coding sequence ATGCGCGCCACCACCATCCACGCCCCGTACGACATGCGCGTGGAGGACGTGCCCGAGCCGGTGGTGCAGCTGCCCACCGACGCCGTGCTCCGGGTGCTGCGCGCCTGCATCTGCGGCAGCGACCTGTGGGCCTACCGCGGCGAGGCGGCCCGGCAGCCGGGTCAGCGGATCGGCCACGAGTTCCTCGGCATCGTGGAGGAGACCGGCTCCGAGGTCGGTACCGTCAGCCGCGGTGACCTCGTCGTCGCGCCCTTCATGTGGTCCGACGGCGTCTGCGACTACTGCCGCGAGGGCCTGACCACCTCCTGCGAGCACGGCGGATTCTGGGGTTCCGTCGGCTACGACGGCGGCCAGGGCGAGGCCGTGCGCGTCCCCTTCGCCGACGGCACCCTCGTACCGCTGCCCAAGGAGGCGGCTTCCGACGACCGCCTGCTGTCCTCCCTGCTGACTCTCTCCGACGTCCTGGGCACCGGTCACCACGCGGCCCTCGGCGCCGGAGCCCGCCCGGGCGCCACGGTCGCCGTCGTCGGCGACGGAGCCGTCGGCCTGTGCGCGGTGCTCGCGGCCAAGCGGCTCGGCGCCGAACGGATCATCGCCCTGGGGCGTCACCAGGTCCGCACCGACATCGCGCGCCGCTTCGGTGCCACCGACGTCGTCGCCGAACGCGGGGACGCGGCCCTCGAGGCCGTCCGCGAACTCACCCGCGGCCAGGGCGCGCACGCCGTCGTCGAGGCCGTCGGCACCGAACAGTCCATGCGTACGGCGGTCGGCATCACCCGCGACGGCGGTGCCATCGGCTTCGTCGGTGTGCCGCACGGCAGCGGCACCGGCGTCGACCTCGGCGTCATGTTCGACCGGAACATCGCCCTGCGCGGCGGGGTCGCGCCCGTCCGTGCCTACATCTCCGAGCTGCTCCCCGACGTCCTGGACGGCACCGTCGACGCGTCACCCGTCTTCGACATGACCGTCGACCTGGAGGGCGTCCCCGCCGGCTACAAGGCGATGGACGAGCGCACCGCCCTCAAGGTACTCGTCACCAACTAG
- a CDS encoding S8 family peptidase yields the protein MTGPHSRHRRALAIPLGMAMATAMAFLPGATASASGLPGTTADVTGAVLASADADGTALSYVVNVRPGHGPSAQVKKAIAAAGGTIVTSYDQIGVIVVHSSNPEFAKTIRKVRGVESAGNTRNAPLPAQSTTDEGTPKALNSAQLAAAQAAAAAGQDPLESLQWDLPAIKADKAHEKSLGSSKVTVAVIDTGVDDTHPDLAPNFDRAASVNCVTGKPDTTDGAWRPSAAESPHGTHVAGEIAAAKNGVGMTGVAPGVKVAGIKVSTTDGYFYTEAVVCGFVWAATHGVDVTNNSYYTDPWYFNCTDDPDQKALVDAITRATRYAEKKGVVNVAAAGNENYDLAADEITDPVSPNDGTPSDRVIDPSKCFDIPTQLPGVVTVASTGAKGIKSSFSNHGLGVIDVAAPGGDSTAYQTPLPPATSGLILGTLPGGKWGYMAGTSMASPHAAAVAALIKSRHPYAPPALVKALLYAEADATPCTDPYDINGDGKVDAVCEGSKNRNGFYGWGTVDALDAVTK from the coding sequence ATGACAGGGCCCCACTCGCGCCATCGGCGCGCGCTCGCGATCCCGCTCGGCATGGCCATGGCGACGGCCATGGCGTTCCTGCCGGGCGCCACGGCGTCCGCGTCCGGCCTGCCCGGCACCACGGCCGATGTCACCGGTGCTGTCCTCGCCTCCGCCGACGCGGACGGCACGGCGCTCAGCTACGTCGTCAACGTCCGCCCCGGGCACGGCCCTTCCGCCCAGGTGAAGAAGGCCATCGCCGCAGCCGGCGGCACGATCGTGACGTCGTACGACCAGATCGGCGTGATCGTCGTCCACTCGTCGAACCCCGAGTTCGCCAAGACGATCCGCAAGGTCCGCGGGGTCGAGTCGGCAGGCAACACGCGCAACGCGCCGCTTCCCGCGCAGTCGACGACCGACGAGGGGACGCCGAAGGCGCTCAACTCGGCGCAGCTGGCCGCCGCGCAGGCCGCCGCCGCCGCCGGCCAGGACCCGCTGGAGTCCTTGCAGTGGGACCTGCCCGCCATCAAGGCGGACAAGGCGCATGAGAAGTCGCTCGGCAGCAGCAAGGTGACGGTTGCCGTGATCGACACCGGCGTGGACGACACCCACCCGGACCTCGCGCCGAACTTCGACCGGGCCGCGTCGGTCAACTGTGTGACGGGCAAGCCGGACACCACCGACGGGGCGTGGCGGCCGAGCGCCGCGGAGAGCCCGCACGGCACGCACGTGGCAGGTGAGATCGCGGCCGCCAAGAACGGCGTCGGTATGACGGGGGTCGCGCCCGGCGTGAAGGTGGCGGGCATCAAGGTGTCGACCACCGACGGCTACTTCTACACGGAGGCCGTGGTCTGCGGCTTCGTGTGGGCGGCCACGCATGGGGTCGACGTCACCAACAACAGCTATTACACCGACCCTTGGTACTTCAACTGCACCGACGACCCGGACCAGAAGGCCCTCGTGGACGCCATCACCCGGGCCACGCGGTACGCGGAGAAGAAGGGCGTGGTCAACGTCGCCGCGGCCGGCAACGAGAACTACGACCTCGCGGCCGACGAGATCACCGATCCCGTCTCGCCGAACGACGGCACGCCCTCGGACCGGGTGATCGACCCGTCGAAGTGCTTCGACATACCGACCCAGTTGCCGGGGGTCGTGACGGTCGCGTCGACCGGCGCCAAGGGCATCAAGTCGTCCTTCTCCAACCACGGCCTGGGCGTCATCGACGTCGCCGCGCCCGGCGGTGACTCGACGGCCTACCAGACGCCGCTGCCGCCCGCGACCAGCGGGCTCATCCTGGGCACGCTGCCCGGCGGCAAGTGGGGCTACATGGCCGGTACGTCGATGGCCTCGCCGCACGCCGCGGCCGTGGCCGCCCTGATCAAGTCGAGGCATCCGTACGCCCCGCCGGCCCTGGTGAAGGCGCTGCTGTACGCCGAGGCCGACGCCACGCCGTGCACGGATCCCTACGACATCAACGGCGACGGCAAGGTCGACGCGGTGTGCGAGGGGTCCAAGAACCGCAATGGCTTCTACGGCTGGGGCACGGTGGACGCACTGGACGCGGTGACGAAGTAG
- a CDS encoding CoA transferase — translation MTGIKFVVREGALQGRLPAQQLARTCVGECALAAAELGALRAGLAEAPTVRVDDGAVATAFLSERHLLINGRAPVNFAPLSRFWRTADGWVRTHANYPHHRARLLRALGAPEDPVAVEAALAERSALDVEDAVYAAGGLAVALRSPEEWAVHPQAAEVAKRPLVERGRLDTARVRAFAPVGTSPLRPAAGLRVLDLTRVLAGPVATRTLALLGADVLRLDAPHLPELPDQHADTGFGKRSATLDLAADRQTFEELLAVADVVVTGYRPGALDRFGLSPEALAERRPGVVVAQLSAWGGYGPWRERRGFDSLVQAATGIAVLEGSPDRPGALPAQALDHGTGYLLAAAVLRALTEQSYEGGSRFVRLALARTAQWLTDGLDGTAAGDVVSEPYDGPEPWLAETDSALGRLRYALSPVSFEGGPRDWARPPVPWGTDAARLR, via the coding sequence ATGACGGGAATCAAGTTTGTGGTGCGGGAGGGTGCTCTTCAGGGGCGCCTTCCCGCACAGCAGCTGGCGCGGACTTGTGTCGGCGAGTGCGCGCTGGCCGCCGCCGAACTGGGGGCACTGCGGGCCGGGCTCGCCGAAGCACCGACGGTGCGGGTGGACGACGGGGCGGTCGCCACCGCTTTCCTGAGCGAGCGTCATCTGTTGATCAATGGTCGCGCGCCGGTCAACTTCGCGCCGCTGTCCCGGTTCTGGCGAACGGCGGACGGGTGGGTCCGCACGCACGCGAACTATCCGCACCACCGCGCGCGGCTGCTCCGGGCGCTGGGTGCGCCGGAGGACCCGGTGGCCGTGGAGGCGGCGCTGGCCGAGCGGTCCGCCCTGGACGTCGAGGACGCCGTGTACGCGGCCGGGGGTCTCGCCGTCGCCCTGCGCTCTCCCGAGGAGTGGGCCGTGCACCCTCAGGCGGCCGAGGTGGCGAAACGGCCGCTGGTCGAGCGGGGGCGGCTGGACACGGCACGCGTGCGTGCGTTCGCGCCGGTCGGCACCTCTCCCCTGCGGCCGGCCGCCGGCCTGCGTGTCCTGGACCTGACGCGGGTCCTCGCGGGACCGGTCGCCACCCGCACCCTCGCCCTGCTCGGCGCGGACGTCCTGCGCCTGGACGCGCCCCACCTGCCCGAACTGCCGGACCAGCACGCCGACACCGGTTTCGGGAAGCGGTCGGCGACGCTCGACCTGGCCGCCGACCGGCAGACATTCGAGGAGCTGCTCGCGGTGGCGGACGTGGTCGTCACCGGATACCGGCCGGGCGCGCTGGACCGGTTCGGGCTGTCACCCGAAGCGCTGGCGGAGCGGCGGCCCGGGGTGGTCGTGGCGCAGTTGTCGGCGTGGGGCGGATACGGGCCGTGGCGCGAACGGCGAGGCTTCGACAGCCTCGTCCAGGCGGCCACCGGGATCGCGGTGCTGGAGGGTTCACCGGATCGGCCGGGCGCGCTGCCCGCGCAGGCCCTCGACCACGGGACGGGCTATCTGCTGGCGGCTGCCGTGCTGCGGGCGCTGACCGAGCAGTCGTACGAGGGCGGGAGCCGGTTCGTGCGGCTGGCGCTGGCACGGACGGCCCAGTGGCTGACCGACGGCCTGGACGGCACGGCGGCGGGCGACGTCGTGAGTGAGCCGTACGACGGCCCTGAGCCCTGGTTGGCGGAGACGGACAGCGCGCTCGGGCGGCTGCGATACGCCCTCTCACCGGTCTCCTTCGAGGGCGGCCCGAGGGACTGGGCACGGCCGCCGGTGCCGTGGGGCACGGACGCCGCACGCCTGCGCTGA
- a CDS encoding lysoplasmalogenase has protein sequence MRIPSARGTHRTRRALLTVLVLAAAVDLTSLATGFAPGHAVAKPLLMPLLAAYSVASAAPRLLVAALLCGWGGDVLLLSDADLAFLAGMASFAAGHVCYLALFQAYGSPRARVGLLAPAYATALVVTVVALWPDLPAGLRVPVAGYSVLLTTMACASAVRFGALTGVGGALFLLSDTLIATGVADWPQLPRPEFWIMLTYIAAQFLLASGTLRALEARPGPLATYGEVRSTTP, from the coding sequence GTGAGAATCCCGAGCGCCCGCGGGACCCACCGCACCCGCCGCGCACTCCTCACGGTCCTCGTTCTCGCCGCCGCCGTCGACCTCACCTCCCTGGCCACCGGCTTCGCTCCCGGGCACGCCGTCGCCAAGCCCCTTCTGATGCCCCTCCTGGCCGCGTACTCCGTCGCGTCCGCGGCGCCCCGGCTCCTGGTCGCCGCCCTCCTGTGCGGCTGGGGCGGCGACGTCCTGCTGCTGTCCGACGCCGACCTCGCCTTCCTCGCGGGCATGGCCTCCTTCGCGGCGGGCCACGTCTGCTACCTCGCGCTCTTCCAGGCGTACGGCAGCCCACGCGCGCGTGTCGGCCTCCTCGCACCCGCCTACGCCACCGCGCTCGTCGTCACCGTCGTGGCCCTGTGGCCGGACCTGCCCGCCGGACTGCGCGTGCCCGTCGCCGGCTACAGCGTTCTGCTCACGACCATGGCGTGCGCGTCGGCCGTGCGGTTCGGGGCGCTCACCGGAGTCGGCGGCGCGCTCTTCCTCCTCTCGGACACCCTCATCGCGACCGGCGTCGCCGACTGGCCCCAGCTTCCACGGCCCGAGTTCTGGATCATGCTCACGTACATCGCCGCGCAGTTCCTGCTGGCCAGTGGCACACTTCGAGCCCTCGAAGCGCGCCCGGGACCGCTGGCGACGTACGGTGAGGTGCGCTCGACCACCCCCTGA